The Gavia stellata isolate bGavSte3 chromosome 1, bGavSte3.hap2, whole genome shotgun sequence genome has a segment encoding these proteins:
- the TPBGL gene encoding trophoblast glycoprotein-like, with protein sequence MARRQARAAGSGRWLPWLGLALLPLAVPPAAAPGGCPSACYCVATPELVQCRYERLEEPPRELPATVHNLSIAGSNLSVLHRAAFAARPLPDLRLLRLRHDNIQSVEDMALQGLSALRTLDLSHNPLLSVAPGAFAGVPLLRTLQLNQALLAAPLEEQLALALRNLSLRRLELAGNALRALPATLLPAGLEELDLRNNSLQRLTDAELRSLEAPALRGLRLTLGANPLSCDCALRPFLAWLRTATARVPDARSLRCAGPPLLRGAALLRLRPEGLACAAAEGGEPGRLETASYVFFGIVLALIGIVFLMVLYLNRRGIKRWLHNLREACRDQMEGYHYRYEQDADPRRTSAIGTPGL encoded by the coding sequence ATGGCCCGCAGGCAGGcgcgggcagcgggcagcgggcGCTGGTTGCCCTGGCTGGGACTCGCCTTGCTGCCGCTGGCCgtgccccccgccgccgcccccgggggctgcccgtCCGCCTGCTACTGCGTGGCCACCCCGGAGCTGGTGCAGTGCCGGTACGAGAGGTTGGAGGAACCGCCGAGGGAGCTGCCGGCCACCGTGCACAACCTCAGCATCGCCGGCAGCAACCTGAGCGTGCTGCACCGCGCTGCCTTcgccgcccgcccgctgccAGACCTCCGCCTGCTCCGCTTGCGCCATGATAACATCCAAAGCGTCGAGGACATGGCTCTGCAAGGGTTGTCCGCCCTACGTACCCTCGACCTGAGCCACAACCCCCTGCTCTCGGTGGCCCCCGGCGCTTTCGCCGGCGTGCCGCTGCTGCGTACGCTGCAGCTGAACCAGGCGCTGCTGGCCGCCCCGTTGGAGGAGCAGCTCGCCTTGGCCCTGCGCAACCTCAGCCTGCGGCGCTTGGAGCTGGCGGGCAACGCGCTGCGGGCGCTGCCGGCCACCCTGCTGCCCGCCGGCCTGGAGGAGCTGGACCTGCGTAACAACTCGCTGCAGCGGCTGACGGACGCTGAGCTGCGGAGCCTGGAAGCGCCGGCCTTGCGGGGGCTGCGGCTCACCTTGGGGGCCAACCCGCTGAGTTGCGACTGCGCTCTGCGCCCGTTCCTCGCCTGGCTGCGCACCGCCACCGCCCGCGTGCCCGACGCCCGCAGCCTGCGCTGCGCCGGACCACCACTGCTACGCGGGGCCGCCCTGCTACGCCTGCGGCCCGAGGGGCTGGCGTGTGCAGCCGCCGAGGGCGGCGAGCCCGGTCGGCTGGAGACAGCCTCTTACGTCTTCTTCGGCATCGTGTTGGCCCTCATCGGCATCGTCTTCCTCATGGTGCTCTACCTGAACCGCCGCGGCATCAAGCGTTGGCTGCACAACCTGCGCGAGGCTTGCCGCGACCAGATGGAGGGCTACCACTACCGCTATGAGCAGGACGCCGATCCCCGCCGTACCAGCGCCATCGGCACCCCCGGCCTCTGA